The following proteins are co-located in the Leptospira hartskeerlii genome:
- a CDS encoding MBOAT family O-acyltransferase, with product MIFTSTLFFVFFLIVYVLYWSWESRKYREWILLIASLVFYASWNPPFLLHLLGIVFINYLFLKPIAKTKSKKLLTIIVLIDLINLGIFKYFYFISDNLFYVTNLSLFNTSTFSFRIILPLAISFYTFQVMAFVIDVYRGKVKELPNFFHFTLFLLFFPQLVAGPIMRAKDFFPRLEHLRIHKTAIYTGLFLVGLGACKKILIADNLGTLIDPVFLRPKEYGSGSLLLAAIGFTWQVYSDFSGYTDVARGCALLFGFNIPRNFNAPFFSKNIHELWRKWHITLGTWLKDYIYIPLGGSRGSEARTNINQTITFALGGLWHGANWTFLAWGLSHGLFLFVERTFERKGIKILPEVGKFFTGIRIFWTYVLFTLAAVFFRSFSIGDSFYFFESWFYHIRPEQANTLSFNLAIPYIIGGIIFHAAEAPKHYPLWFQRNRTKLLLAFLLIGALIFGNYAGKGQDFIYFAF from the coding sequence ATGATCTTTACTTCCACTTTATTTTTCGTATTCTTCCTGATCGTTTATGTTCTGTACTGGTCTTGGGAAAGCCGCAAGTACAGAGAATGGATCCTGCTCATTGCATCCTTGGTATTTTACGCTTCTTGGAATCCACCCTTCCTATTACATCTATTAGGGATCGTATTCATAAATTATCTTTTTCTAAAGCCGATCGCTAAAACAAAAAGTAAAAAGTTACTTACGATCATCGTTCTGATAGACCTGATCAATTTAGGAATATTCAAATATTTTTATTTCATATCGGACAATCTTTTCTACGTCACGAACTTATCTCTGTTCAATACAAGCACATTCTCTTTCAGGATCATTCTTCCTTTAGCGATCAGCTTTTATACATTCCAAGTAATGGCATTCGTGATAGATGTATATCGTGGAAAAGTAAAAGAGCTTCCGAATTTCTTCCACTTTACTTTGTTCTTATTATTCTTCCCTCAATTGGTCGCAGGACCTATCATGAGAGCGAAAGATTTTTTTCCAAGATTAGAACATTTACGCATCCATAAAACTGCGATCTATACTGGACTATTCTTAGTCGGACTAGGGGCATGTAAGAAGATCCTAATTGCAGACAATTTAGGAACTCTGATCGATCCTGTGTTCTTAAGACCAAAAGAATATGGAAGCGGCTCCCTTCTGTTAGCAGCAATCGGATTTACTTGGCAGGTATATTCAGACTTCTCCGGATATACCGACGTAGCAAGAGGATGCGCTCTATTATTCGGATTTAATATTCCTAGAAACTTCAACGCTCCATTCTTCAGTAAGAATATCCACGAGCTTTGGAGAAAATGGCATATTACCTTGGGCACCTGGCTCAAAGATTATATCTATATTCCGTTAGGTGGAAGTAGAGGTTCCGAAGCCAGAACCAATATTAACCAAACGATCACATTCGCTTTAGGTGGTCTATGGCATGGAGCCAACTGGACTTTCTTAGCTTGGGGACTTTCTCACGGGCTATTCTTATTTGTAGAAAGAACCTTTGAAAGAAAGGGCATCAAAATCCTACCTGAAGTAGGAAAATTTTTCACGGGAATTCGGATCTTTTGGACCTATGTTCTGTTTACGTTAGCTGCCGTATTCTTCCGTTCTTTTAGCATAGGAGATTCTTTTTACTTTTTCGAAAGTTGGTTCTATCATATTCGCCCTGAACAGGCCAATACTCTTTCTTTCAATTTAGCAATTCCTTATATTATAGGTGGAATTATTTTCCATGCCGCGGAAGCACCTAAACATTATCCGCTTTGGTTCCAAAGAAATAGGACCAAACTTTTACTTGCCTTTCTTTTGATCGGAGCTTTGATCTTTGGAAATTACGCGGGCAAGGGACAAGACTTCATCTACTTCGCATTTTAG